The Thalassotalea sp. 273M-4 genome includes a region encoding these proteins:
- a CDS encoding mechanosensitive ion channel family protein, which yields MSESAPIPNGDGFTPTSLIQDEINYLNSFYDIIITFFANYSIQLVGAFLIFIIGFIVAGKVSKVVLNLCERKNIDITLSRFLANTAKMILVALILIIALGKLGISLTPFVAAIGAISLGAGLAIQGLLSNYAAGFNIILLRPFVVGDTIKVQGVTGIVEEVLLAYTILVDEDGVYITIPNKHIVGEVLHNSHHDSLLELSVGISYKHDPLAVIDFLKPVIESQDFVSEQKKPLFGIDEFGDSAIIISIRLWTPTVSLYATKYHAHKLIYQSLKRENIAIPYPQRDVHIISSSPYSDVNAKKC from the coding sequence ATGTCAGAGTCTGCACCGATACCAAATGGTGATGGCTTTACCCCGACCAGTCTTATTCAGGATGAAATCAATTACCTAAACAGTTTTTACGACATTATTATCACGTTTTTTGCCAATTACTCGATTCAACTGGTTGGTGCTTTTCTTATCTTTATTATTGGCTTTATTGTGGCGGGAAAGGTCTCAAAAGTGGTGTTAAACCTCTGTGAGCGTAAAAATATTGATATTACCTTAAGCCGGTTTTTAGCCAACACCGCCAAGATGATTTTAGTGGCATTAATTTTAATCATTGCGCTGGGTAAACTGGGGATCAGTTTGACTCCATTTGTTGCGGCTATCGGGGCGATTTCATTAGGGGCAGGTCTTGCCATTCAAGGGCTTTTATCGAACTATGCCGCCGGTTTTAATATTATTTTGCTGCGCCCTTTTGTTGTTGGCGATACCATAAAAGTGCAAGGGGTTACAGGGATTGTAGAAGAAGTGTTATTGGCGTACACCATCTTAGTGGATGAAGATGGGGTTTATATCACAATTCCAAATAAACATATTGTGGGTGAAGTGTTACATAATTCTCACCATGACTCTTTGTTGGAGCTAAGCGTTGGCATTTCTTATAAACATGACCCTTTAGCGGTTATCGATTTTCTTAAACCGGTTATCGAATCGCAAGATTTTGTTAGTGAACAAAAAAAGCCGCTATTTGGTATAGATGAGTTTGGTGACAGTGCCATCATTATCAGTATTCGATTGTGGACACCGACGGTCAGTTTGTACGCCACCAAATACCATGCTCATAAATTGATTTATCAGAGTTTAAAGCGAGAAAATATTGCGATTCCGTATCCACAAAGAGATGTGCATATTATCTCTTCGTCGCCATACTCCGATGTTAATGCCAAAAAATGTTAA
- a CDS encoding DUF2947 family protein, with product MAYISIDDLKHAWVFKRKDLPISESDFNNIKPMTPARSATLWAATISNQVDHPDFFTDSDWVLQPEYWLDSGFWETTWEGDELDLPEPILAHLDWQDNTVVYFCLSRKLVIESNWGTFKRCWKNFLMMDDGPFLVAKKRPQVVQFLSDGSYKIGNKPN from the coding sequence ATGGCATATATTTCTATTGACGATTTAAAACATGCTTGGGTCTTTAAACGCAAAGACTTACCCATTAGCGAATCCGATTTCAACAACATTAAACCTATGACCCCTGCGCGTTCTGCTACGCTTTGGGCTGCTACGATTAGCAACCAAGTTGATCACCCCGATTTTTTTACCGACAGCGACTGGGTATTACAACCAGAGTATTGGCTTGATAGTGGCTTTTGGGAAACCACTTGGGAAGGTGACGAGCTTGACTTACCTGAGCCTATATTGGCGCATTTAGATTGGCAAGATAATACGGTCGTGTATTTTTGCTTATCACGAAAGCTGGTGATTGAAAGCAATTGGGGTACTTTTAAACGTTGCTGGAAGAACTTCTTAATGATGGACGATGGTCCATTTTTGGTGGCGAAAAAACGCCCTCAGGTCGTTCAATTCTTGTCTGATGGCAGTTATAAAATCGGCAATAAGCCCAATTAA
- the rlmF gene encoding 23S rRNA (adenine(1618)-N(6))-methyltransferase RlmF yields MHPRNKHLKGYDFQKLSESHPPLTPFVKASGFGTLTIDFSNIDAVRALNYALLKHHYNIQHWQFDRIHLCPGVPGRVDYIHYLADLLKRSNNQLPAPGGKVRALDIGTGATCIYPLLGHSQYGWQFVGSDIAPKSIASAKAIVQANPHLSEHIECRLQSEPEHIFKGLIKPGERFDLTLCNPPFHRSVQEAETGSRRKWQNLSPSTKDAVNSDQPVLNFAGHQAELYCPGGELRFVSKMIRESRHFSKQVLWFSSLVAKKENLRGIKLALKKAGCAQSEIINMHQGNKISRFVAWSFHPQELHAHWCHQHFKKSM; encoded by the coding sequence TTGCATCCAAGAAACAAGCACCTAAAGGGCTACGACTTTCAAAAACTCAGCGAAAGTCATCCACCATTAACGCCTTTCGTTAAAGCCAGTGGCTTTGGCACATTAACCATCGATTTTTCCAATATTGACGCGGTTAGGGCGCTCAATTATGCGCTATTAAAACACCATTACAATATTCAACATTGGCAGTTTGATCGAATCCATCTATGCCCTGGGGTACCGGGTCGGGTAGATTATATTCACTATTTAGCTGATTTATTAAAGCGCAGTAATAATCAATTACCCGCTCCTGGCGGTAAAGTTAGGGCTTTGGATATCGGCACCGGAGCCACTTGTATCTACCCATTATTGGGGCACAGTCAATACGGTTGGCAATTTGTTGGCTCTGATATCGCGCCTAAATCAATCGCCAGTGCGAAAGCGATTGTTCAAGCCAACCCGCATTTATCTGAGCATATAGAGTGTCGTTTACAAAGTGAGCCAGAGCACATATTTAAAGGCCTTATCAAGCCAGGTGAACGTTTTGATTTAACCCTGTGTAACCCACCGTTTCATCGCTCTGTACAAGAGGCAGAAACAGGCAGTCGGCGAAAATGGCAAAACCTCTCCCCATCAACCAAGGACGCGGTAAATAGTGACCAACCAGTGTTAAATTTCGCAGGCCATCAAGCCGAACTGTATTGCCCTGGTGGTGAGCTTCGCTTTGTCAGTAAAATGATCCGAGAAAGTCGCCACTTTAGCAAGCAAGTGCTTTGGTTTAGCTCATTGGTAGCCAAAAAGGAAAATTTGAGAGGGATAAAATTAGCGCTCAAAAAAGCGGGGTGCGCTCAATCTGAAATAATAAACATGCACCAAGGTAATAAAATCAGCCGGTTTGTCGCTTGGAGTTTTCACCCTCAAGAGCTGCACGCACATTGGTGCCACCAACATTTTAAAAAATCAATGTAG
- a CDS encoding tRNA (adenine(22)-N(1))-methyltransferase TrmK, whose amino-acid sequence MSKISHRLLNITEMISKPYQQVWDCCCDHGLLGLHLLEHKIANDVVFIDIVPELMQKLVKKLSSLEQRTHNFPKWQVKCEDVGFITLDKALKQTPLFIIAGVGGDLTLELVRSICQRNDNHQLEFLLCPVHHNATLREGLTSLGFGLINERIVKENQRFYEIIHVSQAINQPIVEIGSIMWDLTTPVHQEYQQKRLQHYQRRLNSRDQQTKAQAQRLVRAYQALLVEQ is encoded by the coding sequence ATGAGTAAAATATCACACCGCCTATTGAACATAACCGAAATGATCTCAAAGCCTTACCAACAAGTTTGGGACTGCTGTTGTGATCATGGTTTATTAGGGCTGCATCTACTTGAGCATAAGATCGCAAACGACGTGGTGTTTATTGATATTGTGCCAGAATTAATGCAAAAGCTTGTCAAAAAGCTATCAAGCTTAGAGCAGCGCACCCATAATTTCCCAAAATGGCAAGTCAAATGTGAAGATGTTGGTTTCATTACGCTTGATAAAGCGCTTAAGCAAACGCCATTATTCATTATTGCCGGGGTTGGAGGAGATTTAACCTTAGAATTGGTGCGTTCCATTTGCCAACGCAATGACAATCATCAACTGGAGTTTTTACTTTGTCCGGTACACCATAATGCGACCTTACGAGAAGGCTTAACCAGTTTAGGTTTTGGTTTGATTAATGAGCGAATCGTTAAAGAGAACCAACGCTTTTATGAAATCATCCATGTGAGCCAAGCGATAAACCAACCCATTGTTGAGATAGGCTCAATAATGTGGGACTTAACAACCCCTGTGCATCAAGAGTACCAACAAAAACGCTTACAGCACTACCAGCGCCGACTCAATAGTCGAGATCAGCAGACCAAGGCTCAAGCGCAGCGCTTAGTAAGGGCTTACCAAGCGTTGCTTGTCGAGCAATAA
- a CDS encoding acyl-CoA thioesterase — MHFLSRRLVMPNDLNYAHSLFGGRALEWIDEEAAIFAICQLETNCIVTKHIGEIVFESPAFEGDIVEFGLSVKKVGRTSITVTCLVRNKITKKTICLADDIVFVSLDPKTRMPTAHGKTKETLKEQTIKEVRSLNLES; from the coding sequence ATGCACTTTCTTTCTCGCCGTTTGGTGATGCCTAATGATCTCAACTACGCGCACTCGTTATTTGGTGGCAGAGCTTTAGAATGGATTGACGAAGAGGCCGCTATTTTTGCGATTTGCCAATTAGAAACCAATTGTATTGTGACTAAGCACATAGGTGAAATTGTCTTTGAATCACCGGCTTTTGAAGGCGATATTGTTGAGTTTGGTTTGTCGGTTAAAAAAGTTGGTCGTACTTCCATTACGGTGACCTGTTTGGTGCGAAATAAAATCACCAAAAAAACCATTTGTTTGGCCGATGATATTGTATTTGTGTCGCTTGATCCGAAAACAAGAATGCCAACCGCTCATGGAAAAACTAAAGAGACATTAAAAGAGCAGACGATCAAAGAAGTACGCTCATTAAACCTTGAGTCGTAA